Proteins encoded in a region of the Chthonomonadales bacterium genome:
- a CDS encoding polyphosphate kinase 2 family protein, producing the protein MAHAIRIDEGEAVRLDRIEADATGGMDRAEAEKRTDELGAEMAELHDLLFYAGGHGLLVVLQGRDTSGKDGLIRALLRYVNAQSCRVVPFKVPTPEQTAHDFLWRVHVHTPGRGEIALFNRSHYEDVLVARVHGLVPERVWRPRYDHINHFESLLADADTIIAKFYLHISRGEQEERLRKREQDTTKAWKLSAQDWRERELWDRYTEAYEEALSRCSTARAPWHIVPADRKWFRNLAVTEALVRLLRPYRPIWMERLEAIGRTAKRDLEEYRSGSG; encoded by the coding sequence ATGGCGCACGCGATCCGGATCGACGAGGGCGAAGCCGTGCGGCTCGACCGCATCGAGGCCGACGCGACGGGGGGAATGGACCGTGCGGAGGCGGAGAAGCGCACCGACGAGTTGGGCGCGGAGATGGCCGAGCTGCACGACCTGCTCTTCTACGCCGGCGGCCACGGCCTGCTCGTCGTGCTTCAGGGCAGGGACACGAGCGGCAAGGACGGGCTGATTCGCGCCCTGCTGCGCTACGTCAACGCCCAGAGCTGCCGGGTGGTGCCCTTCAAGGTGCCCACGCCGGAACAGACGGCCCATGACTTCCTCTGGCGGGTACATGTACACACACCTGGCCGGGGCGAGATCGCTCTCTTCAACCGCTCGCACTACGAGGACGTGCTGGTGGCCCGCGTTCACGGGTTGGTGCCGGAGCGCGTGTGGCGCCCTCGCTACGACCACATCAACCATTTCGAGAGCCTCCTGGCCGATGCCGACACGATCATCGCGAAGTTCTACCTGCATATCAGTCGCGGTGAGCAAGAGGAGCGCCTTCGGAAGCGCGAGCAGGACACCACGAAGGCCTGGAAGCTCTCGGCGCAGGACTGGCGGGAGCGCGAGCTCTGGGACCGCTACACGGAGGCGTACGAGGAGGCGCTCTCGCGGTGCAGCACGGCGCGGGCACCCTGGCACATCGTGCCCGCCGACCGTAAGTGGTTCCGCAACCTGGCAGTCACCGAGGCGCTGGTGCGCTTGCTGCGTCCCTACAGGCCGATATGGATGGAGCGGCTCGAGGCGATCGGGCGCACGGCGAAGCGCGATCTCGAGGAATACCGCTCCGGGAGCGGTTGA
- the cbiM gene encoding cobalt transporter CbiM: MHIPDSMISPATSLAAGAAMAPVWYAAGRKLRAALSSRQVPLLSMGAAFSFVVMMFNIPVFGGSTVHPVGAALLAVLLGPWAAVIGVTVALTIQALFFADGGVLAIGANCFTMAFAMPFAAFVVYRLAAGRSPAGSWRRAAAAGLGAYVGINAAALLTALLLGVQPALYRDAGGRALYFPFGLGVTIPAMMAAHLTIAGLAEAIVTSLAVRGIQRLGVPLYGMEPGATGAGSRRELAWAALGALVALSPLGLLATGEAWGEWSPGDLARRAGYLPPGLEAAERHGWKGFAWMPDYLGEHGPAFYVIAALLGGGGIALIGLGLGRALARREEPPADHEDGAGPGSPPGVAPGELPEWMRGPSPSDGDGRAAPSRSTRRADFLDRTLASLAEAARDALVGERCASRPGLLQRLDPRARLVGVLALVLAASLLHRPASLAALYLLALLLAVSSRVPLRTLHNRLWLGVLSLAVVAALPASLSVATPGTPVVVLLRRPYLAVTTPGLEQMALLVCRTAASVSLVMLLALTTRWHELLRALRALLLPPLFVAVLTMTYRYLAVLAQVALDTFTARRSRSLGTSGTREGRGFVGGAMATLFGRTLSLADEIHGAMRSRGWDGEAPRAAPTRLRGGDLAWLGAICLAALAALGGERLVR, translated from the coding sequence ATGCACATTCCGGACTCGATGATCAGCCCCGCAACCTCGCTGGCGGCCGGCGCGGCCATGGCCCCGGTGTGGTACGCAGCCGGCCGCAAACTGCGCGCCGCCCTCTCGTCCCGTCAAGTCCCGCTCCTCTCCATGGGCGCTGCCTTCTCGTTCGTCGTGATGATGTTCAACATCCCGGTGTTCGGCGGCTCCACCGTGCACCCGGTCGGCGCGGCGCTCCTGGCAGTCCTGCTCGGCCCCTGGGCGGCGGTGATCGGCGTGACGGTTGCGCTCACGATCCAGGCGCTCTTCTTCGCGGACGGTGGCGTTCTGGCGATCGGCGCCAACTGCTTCACCATGGCCTTCGCCATGCCGTTTGCGGCGTTCGTGGTCTACCGGCTGGCGGCGGGACGCTCGCCGGCGGGCTCGTGGCGGCGAGCCGCGGCCGCCGGCCTCGGAGCCTACGTCGGCATCAACGCCGCCGCCCTCCTGACTGCGCTGCTCCTCGGCGTCCAGCCCGCCCTCTACCGCGACGCCGGTGGGCGCGCGCTCTACTTCCCCTTCGGCCTGGGCGTGACGATCCCCGCGATGATGGCCGCGCACCTGACGATCGCCGGCCTGGCGGAGGCCATTGTCACCTCCCTGGCCGTGCGCGGCATCCAGCGCCTCGGTGTTCCGCTCTACGGCATGGAGCCCGGCGCGACGGGCGCCGGCTCGCGGCGCGAGCTGGCCTGGGCGGCGCTCGGCGCCTTGGTCGCGCTCTCGCCGCTCGGCCTGCTGGCCACCGGCGAGGCCTGGGGAGAGTGGTCGCCCGGCGACCTGGCGCGGCGGGCGGGCTACCTGCCGCCGGGGCTCGAGGCGGCCGAGCGGCACGGGTGGAAGGGGTTTGCGTGGATGCCCGACTATCTTGGCGAGCACGGCCCCGCCTTCTACGTCATCGCAGCCCTGCTCGGCGGCGGCGGCATCGCGCTGATCGGGCTCGGCCTGGGCCGTGCGCTCGCCCGCCGCGAAGAGCCCCCGGCGGACCACGAGGATGGCGCAGGGCCCGGCAGTCCGCCCGGCGTGGCGCCCGGTGAGTTGCCAGAGTGGATGCGCGGCCCTTCGCCGAGCGACGGGGATGGGCGCGCGGCTCCCTCCCGTTCCACCCGGCGCGCGGACTTCCTGGATCGGACGCTCGCGAGCCTGGCCGAGGCCGCGCGCGACGCGCTCGTGGGCGAGAGGTGTGCGAGCCGCCCTGGCCTGCTGCAGCGCCTGGACCCCCGGGCGCGCCTCGTCGGCGTCCTGGCGCTTGTGCTGGCGGCCTCGCTGCTCCATCGCCCCGCGTCGCTCGCCGCGCTCTACCTGCTCGCTCTTCTCCTCGCAGTCAGCTCGCGCGTCCCCCTTCGGACGCTGCACAACCGCCTCTGGCTGGGCGTGCTCTCCCTCGCCGTGGTCGCGGCGCTCCCCGCCTCCCTGAGCGTGGCGACGCCGGGAACGCCGGTCGTCGTGTTGCTGCGGCGCCCGTACCTCGCCGTCACGACACCCGGACTGGAGCAGATGGCCCTGCTGGTCTGCCGGACGGCGGCGAGCGTCTCGCTCGTGATGCTGCTCGCGCTCACCACGCGCTGGCACGAGCTCCTGCGCGCGCTCCGAGCCCTGCTGCTGCCGCCGCTCTTCGTCGCGGTGCTCACGATGACCTACCGCTACCTGGCCGTGCTCGCGCAGGTGGCACTCGACACCTTCACCGCGCGGCGGAGCCGCTCCCTGGGCACCTCCGGAACTCGCGAGGGTCGGGGCTTTGTTGGCGGCGCGATGGCCACGCTCTTCGGCCGAACCCTCTCGCTGGCCGACGAGATTCACGGGGCGATGCGCTCGCGCGGGTGGGACGGCGAAGCGCCCCGGGCCGCGCCAACGCGGCTGCGCGGAGGCGACCTGGCCTGGCTGGGCGCCATCTGTCTGGCAGCGCTGGCCGCGCTGGGCGGCGAGCGCCTTGTGCGCTGA
- a CDS encoding ABC transporter ATP-binding protein: protein MLERVSFAYPESPPVLRDLSLCVARGEQVAILGANGSGKSSLLRLLDALVYPSAGRFVAFGEEVTEAALRDQETSRRFRRRVGLVFQNADAQLFCPTVREDLAFGPLQLGLSPAEVERRVADVAAMLGMGALLDRAPFHLSGGEKRKAAIGGVLAANPDVLLLDEPTSGLDPRSQWWLVETLQALGRAGKTIVLATHDLELVPLVTSRAVILGEDHALLADAEPEALLGDRDLLLGANLIHAHSHRHGTIEHVHTHHHAGDHAHEHD from the coding sequence CTGCTGGAGCGCGTCTCGTTCGCCTATCCGGAGTCCCCACCCGTGCTGCGCGACCTGTCACTCTGCGTGGCGCGCGGTGAGCAGGTGGCGATTCTGGGCGCCAACGGAAGCGGCAAGTCGTCGCTGCTGCGGTTGCTGGACGCGCTGGTCTACCCGAGCGCCGGGCGCTTCGTCGCCTTCGGCGAAGAGGTCACGGAGGCCGCGCTGCGCGACCAGGAAACGTCGAGGCGCTTTCGGCGGCGCGTGGGCCTGGTCTTCCAGAACGCCGACGCGCAACTCTTCTGCCCAACGGTGCGCGAGGATCTCGCCTTTGGCCCCCTGCAGCTCGGGCTATCGCCCGCGGAGGTCGAGCGGCGCGTGGCCGACGTGGCGGCAATGCTGGGTATGGGCGCGCTCCTGGACCGCGCCCCGTTCCACCTCTCGGGCGGCGAAAAGCGCAAGGCGGCCATCGGGGGCGTACTGGCGGCCAACCCCGACGTGCTGCTGCTGGACGAGCCCACGAGCGGACTGGACCCTCGAAGCCAATGGTGGCTCGTGGAGACGCTCCAGGCCCTTGGCCGCGCCGGCAAGACGATCGTGCTCGCAACCCACGACCTGGAGCTCGTCCCTCTCGTAACCTCGCGGGCCGTCATCCTGGGCGAGGACCACGCCCTTCTGGCCGACGCCGAACCGGAGGCACTGCTTGGCGACCGCGACCTGCTCCTGGGGGCCAACCTGATCCACGCGCACAGCCACCGCCACGGCACGATCGAGCACGTACACACCCACCATCACGCCGGCGACCACGCGCACGAGCACGACTAG
- a CDS encoding Nramp family divalent metal transporter, which yields MDTQPSARAGDEATVRAAAEVLAGDSGKGRLARLWPFLGPAFIAAVAYVDPGNFATNIQGGAKFGYMLIWVIVASNLMAMLIQMLSAKLGIATGRNLPEVCRDRFPRPVVIAMWLLAEGVAMATDLAEFLGAALGFHLLFHIPLVWGGLLTAVATFVILSLERRGFRPLEAVIAVLIAVIALCYVVETFLDRPDWGAIAYHGVVPRFRGTESVLLAAGILGATVMPHVIYLHSALTQGRIVTRDPAQLRRLARFEMTDIIIAMGLAGFVNASMLIMAAATFHKAGMPHVATIEEAHRTLTPLLGPASSWVFGISLLAAGLSSSAVGTMAGQVIMQGFLRRHVPVWVRRAVTMAPSLVVIALGLDPTRVLVLSQVVLSFGIPFALVPLVMFTHDRRLMGVLSNHVAVTATAWGVVALIVGLNFFLLYQTFLAG from the coding sequence ATCGACACCCAGCCGAGTGCCCGCGCAGGCGATGAGGCCACCGTTCGAGCCGCGGCCGAGGTGCTCGCCGGCGACAGCGGCAAGGGCCGGCTCGCGCGCCTGTGGCCCTTCCTCGGGCCGGCGTTCATCGCCGCCGTCGCCTACGTGGACCCCGGCAACTTCGCCACCAACATCCAGGGCGGGGCGAAGTTCGGCTACATGCTCATCTGGGTGATCGTCGCCAGCAACCTGATGGCGATGCTCATTCAGATGCTCTCCGCAAAGCTCGGCATCGCCACGGGCAGGAACCTTCCGGAGGTCTGCCGCGACCGGTTCCCGCGGCCCGTGGTGATCGCGATGTGGCTGCTCGCCGAGGGCGTGGCCATGGCGACGGACCTGGCGGAGTTTCTGGGAGCGGCCCTCGGCTTCCACCTGCTCTTCCATATCCCGCTGGTCTGGGGCGGGCTCCTCACGGCGGTTGCCACGTTCGTCATCCTGAGCCTGGAGCGCCGGGGCTTCCGACCGCTCGAGGCGGTGATCGCCGTGCTGATCGCGGTCATCGCGCTCTGCTACGTGGTCGAGACGTTCCTTGACCGCCCCGACTGGGGCGCCATCGCCTACCACGGGGTCGTGCCACGGTTTCGCGGGACGGAAAGCGTGCTGCTTGCCGCCGGCATCCTGGGCGCCACCGTGATGCCGCACGTGATCTACCTGCACTCGGCGCTCACCCAGGGCCGCATCGTGACCCGCGACCCCGCCCAACTCCGCCGTCTGGCGCGCTTCGAGATGACCGACATCATCATCGCGATGGGCCTGGCCGGGTTCGTGAACGCCTCCATGCTCATCATGGCGGCGGCCACCTTCCACAAGGCCGGCATGCCGCACGTGGCCACCATCGAGGAGGCGCACCGCACGCTGACCCCGCTGCTGGGGCCGGCGTCTAGCTGGGTGTTCGGCATCTCCCTCCTGGCGGCCGGGCTCTCCTCGTCCGCCGTGGGCACGATGGCGGGCCAGGTGATCATGCAGGGTTTCCTGCGGCGTCACGTGCCGGTGTGGGTCCGGCGCGCGGTCACGATGGCGCCATCGCTCGTCGTGATCGCCCTCGGGCTAGATCCCACGCGCGTCCTCGTGCTCAGCCAGGTCGTGCTAAGCTTCGGCATCCCGTTTGCCCTGGTACCCCTGGTCATGTTCACACACGACCGGCGGCTGATGGGCGTGCTGTCGAACCATGTGGCGGTGACCGCCACGGCCTGGGGCGTCGTCGCGCTCATTGTCGGGCTTAACTTCTTCCTGCTCTACCAGACATTCCTCGCCGGATGA
- a CDS encoding universal stress protein: MHARRQFANLLVPLDGSRLAESVVPTVRELALHLCAEVTLLHVLEQHPPSTVHGERHLSDRANAGEYLARIAARLREAGIAVQAHVHDNREGDVARSIAEHADELTQDMVVLCAHGRGGLRGLLFGGIAQQVLAKGSWPVLVVQPRPDGGAPEFRPRRILVPLATTHDPKPALDAAATLAVAFGAVARLVVVVPMRATLADERARAGRTLPTTMRAILDLAEQESQRYLADASARLSAAGLAIEEEVARGETVTEIRAAADRADADLIVIASHARVGLEALASGSVGSRLSARAARPILLVRASDPDTH; encoded by the coding sequence ATGCACGCACGCCGCCAGTTCGCCAACCTTCTCGTTCCGCTCGACGGCTCCCGGCTCGCCGAGTCGGTGGTGCCCACCGTGCGGGAGCTCGCGCTGCACCTGTGCGCCGAGGTCACCCTGCTGCACGTGCTCGAGCAGCACCCCCCGAGCACGGTGCACGGCGAGCGGCACCTGAGCGACAGGGCCAACGCCGGGGAGTACCTGGCGCGAATCGCCGCGCGGTTGCGCGAGGCCGGCATCGCGGTGCAGGCACACGTCCACGATAACCGGGAGGGGGACGTGGCGCGCAGCATCGCCGAGCACGCCGATGAGCTCACGCAGGACATGGTTGTGCTCTGCGCCCACGGGCGCGGCGGCCTGCGGGGTCTGCTCTTCGGCGGCATCGCCCAGCAGGTGCTCGCCAAGGGCTCCTGGCCCGTGCTCGTGGTGCAGCCGCGGCCGGACGGCGGAGCGCCCGAATTCCGGCCACGGCGCATCCTCGTCCCGCTCGCCACCACCCACGACCCGAAGCCGGCGCTCGACGCCGCAGCCACGCTGGCGGTTGCGTTCGGAGCCGTGGCGCGGCTGGTCGTGGTCGTGCCCATGCGCGCCACGCTCGCCGACGAGCGCGCCCGCGCCGGTCGCACGCTGCCGACCACCATGAGGGCCATCCTCGACCTGGCCGAGCAGGAGAGCCAGCGCTACCTGGCCGACGCCTCGGCTCGTCTGAGCGCGGCCGGCCTCGCCATCGAGGAGGAGGTCGCGCGCGGCGAGACCGTGACCGAGATTCGGGCCGCGGCCGATCGGGCCGACGCCGACCTGATCGTCATCGCCAGCCACGCCCGAGTGGGGCTTGAGGCCCTCGCATCCGGCAGCGTCGGTTCGCGCCTGAGCGCCCGCGCCGCCCGCCCCATTCTGCTCGTGCGGGCCAGCGACCCGGATACCCACTGA
- a CDS encoding PIG-L family deacetylase, which yields MPRHVLCIGAHPDDCEGSIGGTAALLRARGDVVRFVSVTDGSKGHFAEEYMADPDALVRRRHEEAQAAAAVIGAEYECMGIPDGEVFVTLAATEGMVRVLRSFGEPGQGPDLVLLNRPNDYHRDHRYTARLVLDASYMLTVPLMCPDTPALRRMPVFAYWHDAFTEGGAFRADVAVSIDAVIEQKVRMICAHRSQFFEWIPYNAGTHSALAGFPSDPAEQWERVAGWWRDDAAAVARAYAARLPAGAQYAEAFQVSEYGHRPDAGELASLIP from the coding sequence ATGCCCCGCCATGTGCTCTGCATCGGCGCGCACCCCGACGACTGCGAGGGGAGCATCGGCGGCACGGCCGCGCTCCTGCGCGCCCGTGGCGACGTCGTGCGCTTCGTCTCCGTCACCGATGGAAGCAAGGGCCACTTCGCCGAGGAGTACATGGCCGACCCGGATGCCCTGGTGCGCCGCCGCCACGAGGAGGCTCAGGCCGCTGCCGCCGTGATCGGGGCCGAGTACGAGTGCATGGGGATCCCTGACGGCGAGGTCTTCGTCACCCTGGCCGCCACCGAGGGGATGGTGCGCGTGCTCCGCTCCTTTGGCGAGCCCGGCCAGGGCCCGGACCTCGTTCTGCTCAACCGCCCCAACGACTACCACCGCGACCACCGCTACACTGCGCGGCTCGTGCTCGACGCCTCCTACATGCTCACCGTGCCGCTCATGTGCCCCGACACACCCGCCCTGCGGCGCATGCCGGTCTTCGCCTACTGGCACGACGCTTTCACCGAGGGCGGCGCCTTCCGCGCCGATGTGGCGGTCTCCATCGACGCCGTCATCGAGCAGAAGGTCCGCATGATCTGCGCCCATCGCTCGCAGTTCTTCGAGTGGATCCCCTACAACGCCGGCACCCACTCCGCCCTGGCCGGATTCCCGTCCGACCCCGCCGAGCAGTGGGAGCGCGTCGCCGGCTGGTGGCGAGACGACGCCGCAGCCGTCGCGCGCGCCTACGCTGCCAGGTTGCCGGCCGGCGCGCAGTACGCTGAAGCGTTCCAGGTCAGTGAGTACGGCCACCGCCCGGACGCGGGGGAGCTGGCCTCCCTGATCCCGTGA
- a CDS encoding beta-galactosidase — protein sequence MTRPPYLGAAYYPEDWPLEQIPEDIALMQQAGMNVMRVGEFAWSRLEPQEGQYDFAWLHRVVDALGEADIAVILCTPTCTPPAWLTERYPETLLVDDFGRRAQHGARRHACPNSPVYREHCARIVERMAREFARDGRVVGWQIDNEMYPGGRGCCCPVCHRKYQDAMRGRFGTVEALNAAWGADLWSQTYQAFGQLPVPRGDTWHHPSLLTSWMEFQSDSYVEFTEAQADILHRHGAPNVGTDMMPVAGLSYPRIHRKLDLVQFNHYNGMENLWQAAFWMDYCRPLKERSFWNTETATCWNGATTANGYKEPGFCRANSWLPIALGAEANLYWLWRAHWSGQELMHGSVVDSWGRPLHIFGEVREIADGFRTAGAFLAGTLPTSSGLAIHFSSWAWWLFEFQPQVNRFRYADYLMQRVYRPLVDAQMRPDVIDPGASLDGYRVVCSPFLPALDEGGLRERVRDWVEAGGTWIVGPLSDNRDLHAAKPRNAPFSCLEEWAGVHCRYALPGDPRDFAIRWADGSTGAGSVWYDGLEPRGAEPLATYTEGPLLGLAAVVRRSVGRGRIVMLGTMPQPEEIRRLAPAALAEAGVLPAADASPNLLVAPRAGSAGRGLVAVELHSQPARLRLARPATDLLSGRELAGTVDVPPYGVLVLREA from the coding sequence ATGACCCGACCGCCCTATCTCGGCGCCGCCTACTATCCCGAGGACTGGCCGCTCGAGCAGATACCCGAGGACATCGCCCTGATGCAGCAGGCCGGCATGAACGTGATGCGTGTCGGCGAGTTCGCCTGGAGCCGCCTGGAGCCGCAGGAGGGGCAGTACGACTTCGCATGGCTCCATCGCGTGGTGGACGCGCTCGGCGAGGCCGACATCGCGGTCATCCTGTGCACGCCGACCTGCACGCCGCCCGCTTGGCTCACCGAGCGCTATCCAGAGACGCTGCTCGTGGACGACTTCGGCCGCCGCGCCCAGCACGGCGCCCGCCGCCACGCCTGCCCGAACAGCCCGGTCTACCGCGAGCACTGCGCCCGCATCGTCGAGCGCATGGCCCGCGAGTTTGCGCGCGACGGCCGCGTGGTCGGCTGGCAGATCGACAACGAGATGTACCCGGGCGGGCGCGGCTGCTGCTGCCCGGTGTGCCACCGCAAATACCAGGACGCCATGCGCGGGCGCTTCGGGACCGTGGAGGCGCTGAACGCCGCGTGGGGCGCCGACCTCTGGAGCCAGACCTACCAGGCCTTCGGCCAACTCCCCGTGCCTCGCGGCGACACCTGGCACCATCCCTCGCTGCTCACCTCATGGATGGAGTTTCAGTCGGACTCCTACGTCGAGTTCACGGAGGCACAGGCCGACATCCTTCATCGCCACGGCGCCCCGAACGTCGGCACCGACATGATGCCGGTCGCCGGGCTCAGCTACCCGCGTATCCACCGCAAGCTGGACCTGGTGCAGTTCAACCACTATAACGGCATGGAGAACCTGTGGCAGGCGGCGTTCTGGATGGACTACTGCCGCCCGCTCAAGGAGCGTTCGTTCTGGAACACCGAGACGGCCACATGCTGGAACGGCGCCACCACCGCCAACGGCTACAAGGAGCCCGGGTTCTGCCGCGCCAACTCGTGGCTGCCCATCGCCCTCGGAGCGGAAGCGAACCTTTACTGGCTCTGGCGCGCCCACTGGAGCGGCCAGGAGTTGATGCACGGTTCGGTGGTCGATAGCTGGGGGCGCCCGCTGCACATCTTCGGCGAGGTGCGCGAGATCGCCGACGGCTTCCGCACGGCCGGGGCGTTCCTCGCCGGCACGCTCCCCACCTCCTCGGGCCTGGCGATCCACTTCTCCTCCTGGGCCTGGTGGCTGTTCGAGTTTCAGCCGCAGGTCAACCGCTTCCGCTACGCCGACTACCTGATGCAGCGCGTCTACCGTCCGCTGGTGGACGCACAGATGCGGCCCGACGTCATCGACCCCGGCGCCTCGCTCGATGGCTACCGCGTCGTCTGCTCGCCGTTCCTGCCGGCGCTCGATGAGGGCGGACTGCGCGAGCGCGTGCGCGACTGGGTGGAGGCCGGCGGCACCTGGATCGTCGGCCCGCTCTCCGACAACCGCGACCTGCACGCCGCCAAACCGCGTAACGCGCCCTTCTCCTGCCTGGAGGAGTGGGCCGGGGTCCACTGCCGCTACGCGTTGCCCGGCGACCCGCGCGACTTCGCCATCCGTTGGGCCGATGGGTCGACCGGCGCCGGGTCCGTGTGGTACGACGGCCTGGAGCCGCGGGGCGCCGAGCCGCTGGCCACCTACACCGAGGGGCCGCTGCTGGGCCTGGCCGCGGTCGTGAGGCGCTCGGTCGGCCGCGGACGGATCGTGATGCTCGGCACGATGCCACAGCCCGAGGAGATCCGGCGGCTCGCGCCCGCCGCGCTGGCGGAGGCCGGCGTGCTGCCCGCGGCCGACGCCTCGCCCAACCTGTTGGTGGCGCCGCGCGCCGGCTCGGCCGGGCGCGGCCTGGTGGCCGTGGAGTTGCACAGCCAGCCCGCGCGCCTGCGACTGGCCCGGCCGGCCACCGACCTGCTGAGCGGACGCGAGCTGGCGGGCACCGTCGACGTGCCTCCCTATGGCGTGCTCGTGCTGCGCGAAGCATAG
- a CDS encoding NAD(P)/FAD-dependent oxidoreductase, with protein MAESIQYLLLGGGLASVWAAQTIRDHDAEGSILIVGMERHPPYDRPPLSKESLVNDAFQPDDAYSKADGFYAEKGIQLRTGVRALSIDRAARAVALDNGETLHYEKLLIATGSTPRSLSVPGADLGGVYCLRTIEQSEAIRIAFQHSRRAVIVGAGYMGMEVASGALVRGLETTIVEHHNQPWARFASPTLGAFMRRYYESKGARFLFGETVTAIEGQGAVSAVRTQAGQRLEADVVVTAVGVTLNVDLPREAGLEMEGNDGVRVDEHLRTSDPAIWAAGDIASFSDVALGKRWRAEHFLNAKWQGRAVGAIMAGGEKPYDQVPYFYSDFLDLHMALRGDPAAGKETRVLGSMDEAEFVELYPGDDGTLRMGIGISHVEKNLDPISDGLEKLIRAKARVADLTPDQVGLGATVPA; from the coding sequence ATGGCCGAGAGCATCCAATACCTGCTGCTGGGAGGAGGACTGGCCTCCGTGTGGGCCGCCCAGACCATCCGCGACCACGATGCGGAAGGAAGCATCCTGATCGTCGGCATGGAGAGGCACCCTCCCTACGACCGCCCTCCGCTCTCCAAGGAGTCCCTGGTCAACGACGCGTTCCAGCCGGACGACGCCTACAGCAAGGCCGACGGCTTCTACGCGGAGAAGGGAATCCAACTCCGAACCGGCGTGCGCGCCCTCTCGATCGATCGCGCAGCCCGCGCCGTCGCTCTCGACAACGGCGAAACCCTCCACTACGAGAAGCTGCTGATCGCGACCGGATCGACGCCCCGCTCGCTGAGCGTTCCGGGCGCCGACCTGGGCGGGGTCTACTGCCTGCGCACGATCGAGCAATCCGAGGCCATTCGCATCGCGTTCCAGCACAGCCGTCGCGCCGTGATCGTGGGCGCCGGCTACATGGGAATGGAGGTGGCGAGCGGCGCGCTGGTGCGCGGCCTGGAGACGACGATCGTGGAGCACCACAACCAGCCGTGGGCCAGGTTCGCGAGCCCCACGCTCGGAGCGTTCATGCGGCGCTACTACGAGAGCAAGGGCGCGCGCTTCCTGTTCGGCGAGACCGTCACCGCCATCGAGGGCCAGGGAGCCGTCTCGGCGGTCAGGACGCAGGCCGGGCAGCGCCTCGAGGCGGATGTGGTGGTGACCGCCGTGGGGGTGACCCTCAACGTCGATCTGCCGCGCGAGGCCGGCCTCGAAATGGAAGGCAACGACGGCGTGCGCGTAGACGAGCACCTGCGGACGTCCGACCCGGCCATCTGGGCCGCCGGCGACATCGCGAGCTTCAGCGACGTGGCCCTGGGCAAGCGCTGGCGCGCCGAACACTTCCTGAACGCCAAGTGGCAGGGCCGGGCCGTCGGCGCCATCATGGCCGGCGGCGAGAAGCCCTATGACCAGGTGCCCTACTTCTACTCCGACTTCCTCGACTTGCACATGGCTCTTCGGGGCGACCCCGCCGCCGGCAAGGAAACGCGCGTGCTGGGAAGCATGGATGAGGCCGAGTTCGTAGAGCTCTACCCGGGCGACGACGGGACGCTGCGCATGGGCATCGGCATCAGCCACGTGGAGAAGAATCTCGACCCGATTTCCGACGGGCTGGAGAAGCTGATCCGGGCGAAGGCGCGCGTCGCGGACCTGACACCCGATCAGGTCGGCCTGGGCGCCACGGTGCCCGCATAG